A window of the Fusobacterium sp. IOR10 genome harbors these coding sequences:
- a CDS encoding TetR/AcrR family transcriptional regulator → MPKKAIFNKEQIFNKAFEIFEKEGLNAITARNLGKALKASPAPIYAHYDSITDLKVELIEHARNRFLEYLKKPFSHLIFLNIGMGICAFARENKSLFSSIFLREQSFDDLIRQFRDTTKNEINKDPRFSELPSDFKDDLLLDCWTYAHGLATLIATGFFEPTDKEIKERLLKGAATMLYKRLDDFKK, encoded by the coding sequence ATGCCTAAAAAAGCAATTTTTAACAAAGAACAAATTTTTAATAAAGCATTTGAAATTTTTGAAAAGGAAGGTTTAAATGCTATAACAGCTAGAAATTTAGGGAAAGCTTTAAAAGCATCCCCTGCACCTATTTATGCTCACTATGACTCTATAACAGATTTAAAAGTTGAGCTTATTGAACATGCTAGAAACAGATTTTTAGAATATCTAAAGAAACCTTTTTCTCATTTAATCTTTCTTAATATTGGAATGGGAATATGTGCCTTTGCTAGAGAAAACAAATCTCTATTTTCATCTATTTTTTTAAGGGAACAATCCTTTGATGATTTAATTAGACAGTTTAGAGATACTACAAAAAATGAAATCAATAAGGATCCTAGATTTAGCGAACTTCCTTCTGACTTTAAAGATGATTTACTTCTAGATTGTTGGACTTATGCCCATGGCCTTGCAACTTTAATTGCCACTGGATTTTTCGAACCAACAGATAAAGAAATAAAAGAAAGGCTTTTAAAAGGGGCTGCAACTATGCTTTACAAAAGATTAGATGATTTCAAAAAATAA
- a CDS encoding sigma-54 dependent transcriptional regulator: protein MKKILIIDDEKYICSSLTYALEDKYEIKATMDPSEGIEIIKNSKIDLVLLDLKIGEVDGLKLLDEIKKIDEKIVVIIMTAYGSIMSSVDAMKKGAYTYLTKPLNLEELYITVEQALNYRELNEKVEYLSEELKNRYEYKGIIGKSKAMREIFSLIERLKDIDTGVLISGESGTGKELVARAIHFSGKRKNKNFVEVNCAAIPEGLLEEEFFGHKKGTFTNAIADKVGKFQYADGGTIFLDEIGDMSLTLQSKLLRVLQDKKFIPLGSNEVVSTDVRIISATNKDLKKMVKDGMFRRDLYFRLNILEIKIPPLRERKDDLPLLFEHFIKVYNKEMDKNISGLTTQAKKFLLDYTYPGNVRELSNIIERGVILTSTDKIDYDSLPYNVLEGIKKNVYENKFTSDDVNELDNLLGLTLKDAERILIKKCLNKNNGHKKNTAEMLGISERGLRNKIKEYEL, encoded by the coding sequence GTGAAAAAAATACTTATTATTGATGATGAAAAATATATTTGCTCCTCTTTAACCTATGCTTTAGAAGATAAATATGAAATTAAAGCAACAATGGATCCAAGTGAAGGAATAGAAATTATAAAAAATTCTAAAATAGATTTAGTTCTTTTGGATTTGAAAATAGGAGAGGTTGACGGTTTAAAGTTATTAGATGAAATAAAGAAAATTGATGAAAAAATAGTTGTAATAATAATGACTGCCTATGGTTCTATTATGTCTTCAGTTGATGCTATGAAAAAGGGAGCTTATACTTATTTAACAAAGCCATTAAATTTAGAAGAACTATATATAACAGTGGAACAAGCTCTAAATTATAGAGAATTAAATGAAAAGGTAGAGTATTTAAGTGAAGAATTAAAAAATAGATATGAATATAAGGGAATAATAGGAAAAAGCAAAGCTATGAGAGAAATATTTTCCCTTATAGAAAGATTAAAGGATATAGATACAGGGGTTTTAATTTCAGGGGAAAGTGGAACTGGAAAAGAATTAGTTGCTAGGGCTATTCATTTTTCTGGAAAGAGAAAAAATAAAAATTTTGTAGAAGTTAATTGTGCTGCTATTCCTGAAGGACTTTTAGAAGAGGAATTCTTCGGACATAAAAAAGGAACTTTTACAAATGCCATTGCAGATAAAGTTGGAAAATTCCAGTATGCAGATGGAGGAACTATTTTTTTAGATGAGATAGGAGATATGAGTTTAACCTTACAATCTAAATTGTTAAGAGTACTTCAGGATAAAAAATTTATTCCTTTAGGCTCTAATGAAGTTGTTAGTACAGATGTAAGAATAATATCAGCTACAAATAAAGATTTGAAAAAAATGGTAAAAGATGGAATGTTTAGAAGGGATTTGTATTTTAGATTAAATATTTTAGAAATTAAAATACCACCATTAAGGGAGAGAAAGGATGATCTACCTCTTTTATTTGAACATTTTATAAAGGTATATAATAAAGAGATGGATAAAAATATTTCAGGATTAACAACTCAAGCTAAGAAATTTTTACTAGATTATACCTATCCTGGAAATGTAAGAGAGTTATCTAATATAATAGAAAGAGGAGTTATATTAACAAGTACAGATAAAATTGACTATGATTCACTTCCTTATAATGTGTTAGAAGGAATAAAAAAAAATGTATATGAGAATAAATTTACTTCTGATGATGTAAATGAGTTGGATAATTTACTTGGTTTAACTTTAAAGGATGCAGAAAGAATTTTAATAAAAAAATGTCTAAATAAAAATAATGGACATAAAAAAAATACAGCAGAAATGCTAGGCATTAGCGAAAGGGGCCTTCGTAATAAAATAAAAGAATACGAGTTATAA
- a CDS encoding dihydrofolate reductase has protein sequence MVNIIVAMDNNFLIGSKGKLPWNIPEDLKLFKKLTENNIVIMGRKTFESIGKPLPNRINIVISNTLKNHCDVIIFNSLEASISFGKKSNKEIFIIGGAEIYKETITKNLADKLCISHIKKTYYGDTFFPNINLDNLTKIKEINFNMFVYKEYLL, from the coding sequence ATGGTAAATATTATTGTTGCTATGGACAACAATTTTTTAATTGGTTCAAAGGGTAAACTTCCATGGAATATTCCAGAAGACTTAAAGTTATTTAAAAAATTAACAGAAAATAATATTGTTATAATGGGACGAAAAACCTTTGAAAGTATTGGCAAACCCCTTCCAAATAGAATTAATATTGTAATTAGTAATACATTAAAAAATCATTGTGATGTGATAATATTTAATTCCTTAGAGGCTTCAATTTCCTTTGGAAAAAAATCAAATAAAGAAATTTTTATTATTGGTGGAGCTGAAATTTATAAGGAAACTATAACTAAAAATCTTGCTGATAAACTTTGCATTTCTCACATAAAAAAAACATATTACGGAGATACTTTTTTCCCAAATATTAATCTAGATAATTTAACAAAAATAAAAGAAATTAATTTTAATATGTTTGTATATAAAGAATACTTATTATAA
- a CDS encoding NAD(P)/FAD-dependent oxidoreductase, translating into MEKKYDLVVIGGGPAGLTSAIYASRSNLSVLVIEKKDIGSLQMAHQIDNYPGFPNGITGKELKTQMRDQAKRFGTEFLDATFLGIDIYDDPKVVKTDKINIKTKAIVVATGWSKNSEKKLKGESEFLGKGVSYCATCDGAFTRNKIVSLFGQGEEIAEEALFLTKYSEKIYIFVNGEKLNCNEELFKTLNENEKVEIILNSQVIQLKGNGVLETAEVNVNGEKKEYSIQYAFLYLGTKNSNELLGEFATLDEDGLIITDNTMKTNVEGIYAAGDVVSKKARQVTTAVGDGTVAGMEAIKYLLTRNK; encoded by the coding sequence ATGGAAAAAAAATATGATTTAGTTGTGATAGGTGGTGGACCTGCAGGATTAACTTCAGCAATTTATGCAAGCAGATCTAATTTATCAGTTTTAGTTATAGAAAAAAAAGATATAGGAAGTCTTCAAATGGCTCATCAAATTGATAATTATCCTGGTTTTCCAAATGGGATAACAGGTAAAGAATTAAAGACTCAAATGAGGGATCAAGCTAAGAGATTTGGAACTGAATTTTTAGATGCAACATTCTTAGGGATAGATATTTATGATGATCCAAAGGTAGTTAAAACAGATAAAATTAATATAAAAACTAAAGCTATAGTTGTAGCAACAGGGTGGAGTAAAAATAGTGAAAAGAAACTAAAGGGAGAATCAGAATTTTTAGGAAAAGGAGTATCTTACTGTGCCACTTGTGATGGAGCCTTTACAAGAAATAAAATAGTTTCTTTATTTGGACAAGGGGAAGAAATAGCAGAGGAAGCTTTATTCTTAACTAAATATTCAGAGAAAATATATATATTTGTAAATGGAGAAAAATTAAACTGTAATGAAGAACTTTTTAAAACTTTAAATGAAAATGAAAAAGTTGAAATAATTTTAAATTCTCAAGTTATTCAGTTAAAAGGAAATGGAGTTTTAGAAACAGCTGAGGTTAATGTAAATGGAGAAAAAAAAGAATACTCAATTCAATATGCTTTTCTTTACTTAGGAACTAAAAATTCAAATGAACTTTTAGGAGAATTTGCTACACTTGATGAGGATGGATTGATTATTACAGATAATACAATGAAAACAAATGTTGAAGGGATTTATGCAGCAGGGGATGTTGTTAGTAAAAAAGCAAGACAGGTAACAACAGCTGTTGGTGATGGAACAGTTGCTGGAATGGAAGCTATAAAATATTTATTAACTAGAAATAAATAG
- a CDS encoding OmpP1/FadL family transporter, whose translation MNLKKLGIVCSLLSTTILGSSIDHVQNYTPEYNANPAQQGAINKSATVYFNPAGIMRLGEGTYFTGGLQIAFGKETMKYDKKTGDKSSNTYDADLLAPIPNFAIYKIQEDKAYFFTFGPQAGGGKLEYKDGVSGVKVLEDTGYKGMSVKAGVNSATGENVYAQATLGTAWNVNSKLSLSTAGKVVYGYRKLSADLKATLNDSIPLATSIDSERTAWGIGGQFGLNYALNETWNIGVRYDTPIKMTFKTKATNNKDVHLNLGFDAFFPQYADGASYRRDLPGILAVGASQKISEKFTIFYGGNYYFNESANIDRDVPDHSYEYKNGWEISLGTEYWINDKIAILSGINYAQTGAKSESYSDVEFALNSILVGGGIKYLPSEDVEIILAISHYFYDSNSNDKYGSLANPLVYEKNISSIGVSFSKKL comes from the coding sequence TTGAATTTAAAAAAATTAGGGATTGTTTGTTCACTATTATCTACAACTATTTTGGGATCTTCAATTGATCATGTACAAAATTACACACCTGAATACAATGCAAATCCCGCTCAACAAGGAGCTATAAATAAATCAGCCACGGTCTACTTCAATCCTGCAGGTATAATGAGGCTAGGAGAAGGCACGTATTTTACTGGGGGACTCCAAATTGCATTTGGAAAAGAAACTATGAAGTATGATAAAAAAACTGGAGACAAATCTAGCAACACTTATGATGCTGATTTGCTAGCTCCCATCCCTAATTTTGCAATATATAAAATACAAGAGGATAAAGCTTATTTCTTTACTTTTGGTCCTCAAGCTGGTGGGGGAAAGTTAGAATATAAAGATGGAGTCTCTGGAGTTAAAGTTTTAGAAGATACTGGTTATAAAGGAATGTCTGTTAAAGCTGGGGTCAACTCAGCAACTGGAGAAAATGTTTACGCCCAAGCTACTTTAGGTACTGCATGGAATGTTAATAGCAAACTATCCCTGTCCACTGCAGGTAAAGTTGTATATGGTTACAGAAAATTAAGTGCTGATTTAAAAGCAACATTAAATGATAGTATACCATTGGCTACATCTATTGATTCAGAAAGAACTGCTTGGGGAATTGGAGGACAATTTGGTCTTAACTATGCCCTTAATGAAACTTGGAATATTGGAGTAAGATATGACACTCCTATAAAAATGACATTTAAAACCAAAGCAACTAATAACAAAGATGTACATTTGAATCTAGGTTTTGATGCTTTTTTCCCTCAGTATGCTGATGGAGCAAGCTATAGAAGAGATTTACCAGGTATATTAGCTGTTGGTGCTTCACAAAAGATAAGTGAAAAATTCACAATTTTTTATGGTGGTAATTATTATTTTAATGAATCTGCAAATATTGATAGAGATGTTCCAGATCATTCTTATGAATATAAAAATGGTTGGGAAATTTCTTTAGGAACTGAATACTGGATCAACGATAAAATAGCTATTCTTTCAGGAATTAACTATGCTCAAACTGGTGCTAAGTCAGAAAGCTATTCAGATGTTGAATTTGCATTAAATTCAATATTAGTTGGAGGGGGAATAAAATATCTTCCTAGTGAAGATGTTGAAATTATCCTAGCCATTAGTCATTATTTTTACGATAGTAATTCCAATGACAAATATGGTAGTCTTGCTAATCCTTTAGTATATGAAAAAAATATTTCCTCAATTGGGGTATCATTCTCTAAAAAATTATAA
- a CDS encoding MBL fold metallo-hydrolase, whose translation MNIKTFLTGGFQTNTYLVWDENKIAYIFDCEGERTGALEEFIKTNELDIKYIVLTHGHSDHICGLNLLKKLYPKAKVFIGQEDSKCLGDATLNHSNYIFGIDFEYKEDFIEVEEDDIIGEFKVIDTPGHTRGSKSFFCERAKILISGDTMFRRSFGRYDFPDSSGEMLFNSLRKLCKLPKDTIVYSGHTEPTTIGEEKIYLKTIGIVK comes from the coding sequence ATGAATATAAAGACGTTTTTAACTGGAGGATTTCAAACTAATACTTATTTAGTTTGGGATGAAAATAAAATTGCTTATATTTTTGATTGTGAAGGGGAAAGAACAGGAGCTTTAGAAGAATTTATTAAAACCAATGAATTAGACATTAAATATATTGTATTAACTCATGGACATTCAGATCATATTTGTGGGTTAAACTTATTAAAAAAACTTTATCCAAAGGCAAAAGTATTTATAGGACAAGAGGACAGCAAATGTTTAGGAGACGCCACATTAAATCATTCTAATTATATTTTTGGAATAGATTTTGAATATAAAGAAGATTTTATTGAAGTTGAAGAGGATGATATAATTGGAGAATTTAAAGTTATAGATACTCCAGGTCACACAAGAGGTTCTAAAAGTTTCTTCTGTGAGAGAGCTAAAATACTAATATCAGGTGATACAATGTTTAGAAGAAGTTTTGGAAGATATGATTTTCCAGACAGTAGTGGAGAAATGCTATTTAATAGTTTAAGAAAACTTTGCAAACTACCAAAGGATACAATTGTTTATAGTGGTCATACTGAACCAACAACTATAGGTGAAGAAAAAATATATTTAAAAACAATTGGAATAGTAAAATAA
- the trmL gene encoding tRNA (uridine(34)/cytosine(34)/5-carboxymethylaminomethyluridine(34)-2'-O)-methyltransferase TrmL, with the protein MNIVLYEPEIPYNTGNIGRSCVLTNSTLHLIKPLGFSLDEKQVRRAGLDYWHLVKIVEWNNWEEFLEANPDGNLFYATTKSHQNYSDVKYNENDFIIFGPESRGIPEEILKKNPERCITIPMIPMGRSLNLSNSAAIILYEALRQTNFNFGE; encoded by the coding sequence ATGAATATAGTTTTATATGAACCAGAAATACCTTATAATACAGGTAATATTGGTCGTTCTTGTGTGCTAACAAATTCGACTTTACATCTTATCAAACCCCTTGGATTTTCTTTAGATGAAAAACAAGTAAGAAGAGCAGGACTTGACTATTGGCATTTGGTTAAAATAGTAGAATGGAATAACTGGGAAGAATTCTTAGAAGCTAATCCAGATGGAAATCTATTTTATGCAACTACTAAATCTCACCAAAATTATTCTGATGTTAAATATAATGAAAATGATTTCATTATTTTTGGACCTGAATCTAGAGGTATACCAGAAGAAATATTAAAAAAGAATCCAGAAAGATGTATAACTATTCCTATGATTCCAATGGGACGTTCTTTAAATCTTTCAAATTCAGCAGCTATTATTTTATATGAAGCTCTAAGACAAACTAATTTTAACTTTGGAGAATAG
- a CDS encoding nitronate monooxygenase family protein, with protein MININGLKISVPIIQGGMAIKCSMAKLAAAVANEGGIGVIAGTALSIKELTDEIKEARRLITNKTGALGVNIMFAASNFAELAQACIKEKIDVIICGAGFSRDIFSMVKGSETKLFPIVSSLKLAKISEKLGADAIVVEGGNAGGHLGTDKDSWDIMEEITKTVKIPVFGAGGVITPEDAERMLALGTVGVQMGSRFVASYECDVCDDFKQMYLNCKEGDVVKVMSSVGFPANAIISPFAKKVLNDTTPAPTSCDNCLKHCNRKFCVNNRLIDAHKGDMENGLFFAGRDAWKINDVLSVKEIFDKFKPVFNK; from the coding sequence TTGATAAATATAAATGGTTTAAAAATAAGTGTCCCTATAATTCAGGGAGGAATGGCAATTAAGTGTTCCATGGCAAAACTTGCTGCTGCTGTGGCAAATGAAGGTGGAATTGGTGTTATAGCTGGTACTGCCCTTTCAATAAAAGAATTAACTGACGAAATCAAAGAAGCAAGAAGATTAATTACAAATAAAACAGGAGCTTTAGGGGTGAACATTATGTTCGCTGCTTCAAATTTTGCAGAACTTGCACAAGCTTGTATTAAAGAAAAAATAGATGTTATAATCTGTGGAGCTGGTTTTTCAAGGGATATATTTTCAATGGTTAAAGGAAGTGAAACTAAATTATTTCCTATAGTTTCTTCTTTAAAACTTGCTAAAATCTCTGAAAAATTAGGGGCCGATGCTATTGTTGTTGAAGGTGGTAATGCTGGTGGACATTTAGGAACTGATAAAGATTCTTGGGATATTATGGAAGAAATAACTAAAACTGTAAAAATACCTGTATTTGGAGCTGGTGGAGTTATTACCCCTGAGGATGCTGAAAGAATGCTTGCCCTTGGAACTGTTGGAGTTCAAATGGGAAGTCGTTTTGTTGCTTCTTATGAATGTGATGTTTGTGATGATTTTAAACAAATGTATCTTAATTGTAAAGAGGGAGACGTTGTTAAAGTAATGAGTTCTGTTGGCTTCCCTGCAAATGCTATTATTAGCCCCTTTGCTAAAAAGGTTTTAAACGATACAACACCTGCCCCAACATCTTGTGACAATTGTTTAAAACATTGTAATAGAAAATTCTGTGTTAATAATCGATTAATTGATGCTCATAAAGGAGATATGGAAAATGGATTGTTTTTCGCTGGAAGAGATGCTTGGAAAATAAATGATGTTCTTTCAGTTAAAGAAATATTTGATAAATTTAAACCTGTTTTCAATAAATAA
- a CDS encoding transporter substrate-binding domain-containing protein, with product MKKVGIIFFFLITYSLSLIGSNIKKEYKVAIDPKMPPFQFIENGEYKGLNIDLLNIIGERNNIKFKYISMGKERSIKELDKGNIDLILGIRFKEQLGNKMKFSDNILQSTTCMVTLKKNSTRIKNNFGDEAFVVAVEKDSSEYEYLKNLKKINFNVTLDQESLFQLLKMNRADFSIGVKEVAEYLLVSDNEEENYELINSYTAPINYYIGVSLLEDNMLKLINKELKSIKINGEYERLYNKWTKNFEKEKLKKITRMMTRITLFACFLIIIFLISFFWNFQLKNKVKDKTSELLESNKKLEDKIIEIRNTTELNSIICENSPRAIIILNRKGEVNFLNNNTLEMFKLSFDYIGKNIESIPIIKEMVTNDRLDKIINNVENHFTNDLLKIIDGEEYYFRYMIYQLLDYKKNVIGVFLTIEDATKEKLLKERAAEKEKEAAISSMIAGIAHEIRNPLTSIKTYIEILPYKQDNETFKKELVEIVPKEVDRVSKLIENLIDYSKPRSINIEKINIFNLVESCVLLVKPTIFKSNIKLETNIGDNLIIKGDKNQLKQVIINILLNAIDAINDKKSKVEVEEVYNINIKAYRERDKVCLSFFDNGVGLKEKELKNIFHIFYTTKINGTGIGLAVSKQLVEKNNGEIFVESEEGKFTKFIIKFEEV from the coding sequence GTGAAAAAAGTTGGAATAATATTCTTTTTTTTAATAACTTATTCTTTGAGCTTAATAGGGAGTAATATAAAAAAAGAGTATAAGGTTGCAATTGATCCTAAAATGCCTCCTTTTCAATTTATTGAAAATGGTGAGTATAAGGGTCTTAATATAGATTTATTAAATATTATAGGTGAAAGAAATAATATAAAATTTAAATATATATCTATGGGGAAAGAACGTTCTATAAAAGAATTAGATAAGGGAAATATAGATTTAATATTAGGAATTAGATTTAAAGAGCAGTTGGGAAATAAAATGAAATTTTCAGATAATATTCTTCAATCAACTACTTGCATGGTAACTTTGAAAAAAAATAGTACTAGAATAAAAAATAATTTTGGAGACGAAGCATTTGTAGTTGCTGTTGAAAAAGATTCATCTGAATATGAGTATTTAAAAAATTTAAAGAAAATTAATTTTAATGTGACTTTAGATCAAGAGTCTCTATTTCAATTATTAAAAATGAATAGAGCAGATTTTAGTATAGGTGTGAAAGAAGTTGCAGAATATTTATTAGTTTCTGATAACGAAGAAGAAAATTATGAACTTATAAATAGTTATACAGCCCCAATAAATTACTATATAGGGGTTTCTTTATTAGAAGACAATATGCTTAAACTAATAAATAAGGAACTAAAAAGTATTAAAATCAACGGAGAATATGAAAGACTTTATAATAAATGGACTAAAAATTTTGAAAAAGAAAAATTAAAGAAAATAACTAGAATGATGACAAGAATTACATTATTTGCATGTTTTTTAATTATAATATTTTTAATTTCTTTCTTTTGGAATTTTCAATTGAAAAATAAAGTTAAAGATAAAACTTCTGAATTATTAGAGTCAAATAAAAAATTAGAAGATAAAATTATAGAAATAAGAAATACCACAGAATTGAATAGTATAATTTGTGAAAATAGTCCAAGAGCTATTATTATTTTAAACAGAAAAGGGGAAGTTAATTTTTTAAATAATAATACCTTGGAAATGTTTAAACTATCCTTTGATTATATAGGAAAGAACATAGAGAGCATACCTATTATAAAAGAAATGGTAACAAATGATAGATTAGATAAAATAATAAATAATGTGGAAAATCATTTTACAAATGATTTATTAAAGATTATTGATGGGGAAGAGTATTATTTTAGATACATGATTTATCAGTTATTGGATTACAAAAAAAATGTTATAGGGGTTTTTCTAACAATTGAGGATGCCACAAAGGAAAAACTTTTAAAAGAAAGGGCAGCTGAAAAGGAAAAAGAAGCTGCAATATCAAGTATGATAGCAGGGATAGCTCATGAAATAAGAAATCCTCTAACATCTATAAAAACATATATTGAAATACTTCCTTATAAGCAAGACAATGAAACTTTTAAGAAGGAACTTGTTGAAATAGTGCCAAAGGAAGTGGATAGGGTAAGTAAACTAATAGAAAATTTAATTGATTACTCTAAACCGAGATCTATAAATATAGAAAAAATAAATATATTTAATTTAGTGGAGTCTTGTGTTTTACTTGTTAAACCTACAATTTTTAAATCTAATATTAAATTAGAAACTAACATTGGAGATAATTTAATAATTAAAGGAGACAAAAATCAATTGAAACAAGTTATAATAAATATACTTTTAAATGCTATAGATGCTATAAATGATAAGAAAAGTAAAGTTGAAGTTGAAGAAGTTTATAACATAAATATAAAGGCTTATAGAGAGAGAGATAAAGTTTGTTTAAGCTTTTTTGATAATGGTGTTGGTTTAAAAGAAAAGGAATTAAAAAATATTTTTCATATTTTTTATACAACAAAAATTAATGGGACAGGTATAGGATTAGCTGTTTCTAAACAATTAGTTGAAAAAAATAATGGAGAAATATTTGTTGAAAGTGAAGAGGGAAAATTCACAAAATTTATTATAAAATTTGAGGAGGTTTAA